A DNA window from Cydia pomonella isolate Wapato2018A chromosome 18, ilCydPomo1, whole genome shotgun sequence contains the following coding sequences:
- the LOC133527735 gene encoding uncharacterized protein LOC133527735, with translation MAPKKNYTPEQMGRALDAVRMGETISTAALRFGVPRITLHNKVTGKSPAVCAMGPQTILTAEEEDILVKWLVAMSEKHFPINRQLLTESVQKIILDQGKANPFTNNKPGKKWFSSFLKRHPDITEKTAQNLSKSRDDVTEEGIRKWFNEITTYIEGVGLKDVLDDPSRIFNTDESAFFLSPKAGRVLCKQAEKHLYQFCGDEKDNLTVLLTASATGQLAPPMIVFKYERLPAHVTATVPEHWGIGKSESGWMCGSTFYEYVTNIFNPWLEEQKIPKPILFFLDGHRSHLTLHLSEFCSAHGIELIALYPNSTHILQPMDLAVFVTNSKLQLLAKRQSLNKCLKITENQMVD, from the coding sequence ATGGcaccgaagaaaaattatacCCCCGAACAAATGGGGAGAGCATTGGATGCTGTAAGGATGGGAGAAACTATAAGCACAGCTGCCCTCCGGTTTGGGGTTCCTCGAATAACCTTGCACAACAAAGTGACAGGCAAAAGTCCTGCAGTTTGTGCTATGGGGCCTCAAACTATCCTTACGGCAGAAGAAGAGGACATTCTGGTAAAATGGTTGGTCGCAATGAGTGAAAAGCACTTTCCCATAAATAGACAATTATTAACAGAGAGCGtgcaaaaaattatattagatcaAGGGAAGGCCAATCCTTTTACAAATAACAAACCTGGAAAAAAGTGGTTTTCCtcatttttaaaacgtcatCCAGATATAACAGAAAAAACAGCACAAAATCTTTCGAAGTCGAGGGATGACGTTACCGAAGAAGGCATACGCAAATGGTTTAATGAAATAACGACATACATAGAAGGTGTAGGTTTAAAAGATGTTTTAGATGACCCTAGCCGGATATTTAATACCGACGAAAGCGCATTTTTTTTGTCACCAAAAGCAGGCCGAGTTCTTTGTAAACAAGCAGAAAAACATCTGTACCAATTCTGCGGCGATGAAAAAGACAACCTAACTGTTTTACTCACTGCCAGTGCCACCGGTCAACTAGCACCACCAATGATAGTCTTCAAGTATGAAAGACTGCCAGCGCACGTAACAGCCACTGTTCCTGAACATTGGGGCATAGGAAAATCTGAATCAGGGTGGATGTGTGGGAGCACATTCTACGAGTATgtcacaaatattttcaatccATGGCTAGAAGAGCAAAAGATACCAAAACCGATCCTGTTTTTTTTAGATGGCCACAGATCACATTTAACATTACATCTATCAGAATTTTGCTCCGCACACGGCATAGAGCTCATTGCTCTGTACCCCAACTCAACCCATATCCTTCAACCAATGGATTTAGCAGTGTTTGTTACCAATTCTAAGCTGCAGCTGCTGGCAAAGAGGCAAAGCctcaataaatgtttaaaaattactGAAAACCAGATGGTTGATTGA